The Pannonibacter sp. XCT-53 sequence GCGCTCGATCTCGTAGGTGTCATAGACCTGGGTGTCGATGCCGCGCTTCTGGCCGTTCGGCAGATCGATGATCTCCTTCGGCTCACCGAAATAGACGCCGCCGGTCAGCTCGCGCACGATCAGGATGTCGAGGCCTTCGATGATCTCGCGCTTCAGCGACGAGGCATCGGCCAGCGCCGGATAGCAGATCGCCGGGCGCAGGTTGGCGAAGAGCTGCATGTCCTTGCGCAGGCGCAGGAGACCGGCTTCCGGGCGCACGTCGTAAGGCACCTTGTCCCACTTCGGACCGCCCACGGCGCCGAAGATGACCGCATCGGCGGCCATCGCCTTGGCCATGTCGGCCTCGGAAATGGACTTGCCATGGGCGTCATAGGCCGAGCCGCCAACGAGGCCCTGATCGGTCTCGAAGGTATCGCCGCCGCGTGCGTTGAACCAGGCGATGATCTTCTTCACCTCGGTCATGATTTCCGGACCGATGCCGTCGCCCGGCAGGAGAAGCAGCTTGTGGGTGGCCATGGATGTTCCCGTCCCGCTCTTGTGTGGAATGCTGATCATGCGGTAGCGGCTCGGGCCGGTCTTTTCAAGCCGGGCCGCGTGGCGTTTGCTCAAGCAAGCTGCGCAGAAACGTCAAGTGAAGGCTGGCCGGAGGGCGGCAGGGATCAGGCAAGCGTCGCCAGCCGGGGCGGCACCAGCGCCGTCAGGTCGGCGTTGCCGCCGCAGACGAGAATGCCGACCCTTTCGCCCCGCTGCGGCGTGTAGCGACCGCCGGTGAGAGCGGCGAGGGCTGCGGCACCGCCCGGCTCGGCCACGATCTGGGCTTCGCGCCAGAGGCGTCGCTGGGCATCACGGATCTCCTCGTCCTCGACGAGGATCACGTCGTCCACTGCCATGCGGCAGATGTCGTAGACCAGTTCGCCGCAGCGGCGGGCGCCGAGGCTGTCGGCTGCCACGCCACCGACCTCCACGTCGATCGGGCCGCCGGCCGAGAGGGCTGCCGACAGGGACGGGCAGCTGACCGGCTCGACGCCGATGATCCGCGTCTTGCCGGCGAACCACGTGGCAATGCCGGAAATGAGCCCGCCGCCGCCAACGGCGATGAAAAGCGTGTCGAGGCCGCGCGCCTGGCCCTCCCATTCGAGGGCGAGGGTGCCCTGGCCGACGATGGTGGGCTCTGCGTCATAGGCGTGGATGTCGAGGGCGCCCGTCTCGTCCCGCCAGGCCTCGCAGGCGCGGCGCGCCTCGGCGTAGGTCTTGCCGACCACCGAGACATCCGCCCCGTAGGCGCGGATGCGGGCGATCTTCGCCGGCGTGGAGATCTCCGGCACGAAGATGCGGGCGGGAATGCCGAGCGCCCGGGCTGCGTAGGCGACCGCAGCGCCGTGGTTGCCGCCCGAGGCCGCCGTGACCCCGACCAGCGGCACCTCCTGGCTGAGCAGCGCATTGAAGGCTCCGCGGGCCTTGAACGAGCCGCTGTGCTGCAGCGATTCCAGCTTCAGGGATGCGGCGAACGGCAGACCGAAGTCGCCCCGGCGCAGCTGCAGGAGCGGCGTGACACGAATGTGCGGCGTGATGCGGTCATAGGCGGTTTCGATGGCCGCGGCTGTAATCGGCATATTCCTGTCCAGTCATAGAAACTTCCTTACAGATTAAGGAGTTCGCCGACGGGCCGCCAGAGGAGATTTGCGGCAAGAAGGGTCATTACCCAGCGGAATGCAATGCGAAATCGTGCCTCCGGCATCCGGCCGAGCACCCGGGTTCCCGCGAGTGTGCCGAGAAGGCCGCTGATGATCATCAGCGCGATGAGGCCCGCCCAGGGCGCAAAGGCAAAGCCGAGGAGCCCGAAGACCAGGATCTTCAGCACATGCATGGTCAGCGCGGTCGCGGCCTGTGTGGCAACGAAGCTCTGGCGGGACATGTCGAGACCCGACAGCACCGCGCCGCCGATCGGTCCGGCCGCACCGAAGAACATGCTGAGCACCGTCGAGACGAACCCGGCGATGGCGATCGCGGGTTTCGGCGTGCGGCGATAGCGCGGCGCACGGCCCCAGACCGTCCAGAGCAGGAACAGCCCGATCCCGACATTGAGCCAGGTTTCCGGCAGGGTGATGGCGATCTGCCCGCCGACCAGGGCGCCCAGAACAGCGCCGGTGGCAAACCAGGCCATGAGGTCCCAGGCGATGTGCCGGACGAGCACGATGGCGCGGCCGGCATTGGAGCCGAGCTGCACCAGCCCATGCACAGGAACGAGGGCGGCCAGCGGCATGAGGTTTGCCATCAACGCCAGCAGCGCCACGCCGCCGCCAAGGCCCACTGCAGCCGTCAGGGCCGAGGTGAAAAAGCTGGCGAGGATGAGCACAAGCGAGGACCAGACCGGCAGCTGATCCGGCAGAAGAAGGGCAAGCAGGTCCATGCGCGGGGTTCCCTGTCAGGAGGGCCTGTTATCGCATGGCTCACTTTTGTATGCAAGTGTATGCAATAATCCGTGTGGCCGGCGTTGGCCGTCCCGGCGGCAGGGTCACACGCCGAAGATCAGGGCGCAGCCGATGACCACCAGGGCCGCGCCGATCCATGCCCCGAGCGCCGGGCATTCCCGGGTGCGGGCCCACAGAAGCGGCAGCTGGATGGCGGGTGTGGTTGCCGACAGGGTGGAAATGATGCCGACCTCGCCGCCGGACAGGGCGAAGAGGATGAGCGTCATGCCGATGCCCATGCCCATGATGCCGGTGACGGCGACGCCAAGCGCCACGCCGGGCGTCATCGGGTTCTGCGCCTTGACGAGCGGAGACGGAAGGGCCGCGATCAGCGTCAGGCCGAAGGCTGCCACGCCGATGCGCAGGGCCGAGGCCGCGACCGGGTCCACGCCCGCTTCCATGATGGGGCGGGCAATGAGCGAGCCGACGGACTGCGACAGGGCAGCAGCCAGACCCAGGACGAGGCCAATCCAGAGCGGTCCCTTGATCGCCTCCCACTGGTGCAGCTGCGACCGGCGCTTGCCGAAGCCGATGGCCAGGATGACGCCGGCAAAGGCGATCAGGACCCCGGCCAGCGCCTGGCCGGACAGGGTCTCGCCCAGCAGGATCCAGCCGAGCAGCGCGGAAATGGGCGCATTGAGCGAGAACAGCATGGCCGTGCGGCGCGGGCCGAGCCGGTTCAGCGCCAGGAACAGGGCCGTGTCGCCGAGAAAGATGCCGATGAAGCCCGACAGGATCAGCGGCAGGAGATGATCGCCGCCGATCGACCCCCAGCCAGGCACGGCGGTGACATAGATCGCCAGCACCGCAAAGACCATCAGCATGCGATAGCGGTTGAAGGCGATGGCGCCCAGATGCTGGGACGGGGTCGTGGCGACAAGGCCGGTGATGGCCCACAGGGCGGCGGCGGCCAGAGCCGCAATCTCATAGACGAACATGACCACACATCGGGCTGCAGCCGGCCTCGGGGGGCGTGCCGGCCCGGCGGCCTTGGCCGCCGCAGGGGCTGGAAAGGTGCCGGCCCCGGGCGCGGCTGCGCCGGACCCGGATTCAGGCGGGAACCACAGGCTTACCAGTCCAGGCGGCTTCAAAGAAAGCGAATTCGAGTTCGCACATGCGAGAGAAAATGGCGGAAACACGGGCCTGTTCAGCTTCGGACAGGGCCGGACCAACCCGGTCCATTTCCTCGCGCAGCCAGCCGACGAAACCTGAAAAGCCCGGTCCGGCATGCAGGTCGATCCATTCCGCCAGCCAGAAGGCATCGGGCCGCGGGTGGGCCGCCTCGCGCTCGCCCCAGGTGAGATAGACCCATTCGGCGCAGAGCAGGCAGGCAAGGCCCTCGGCATAGGTGCCCTTGCCGGCGCTGTCGAGGAGAAGCGCGGCGAAGGCGCGGGTGACCGGTCCCTGCGCGGCCGTGGCATAGGCTGCCTCTGGCACACCGAGCGCTGCAAGGGACCGCAGGAAATAGTCATTTTCCTCGGAAGTCAGCAGCGCCAGAAAACCGGCAAGCCGCCGCTTTGCCGCCATGTCCGGCGCCTTGGCCACGAGATAGCCCAGCACCGAGGCGAGATCGGTGATGAACGTGTAGTCCTCGATGAGGTAGCGGACATAGGCCGCCTCCGGCATCGAGCCGTCGCCGATCGCGACAGTGAAAGGATGGCCGCAGGCCCGGTCCCATCGGTCGCCCGCTTGCGCAACCAGCCAGTCGGAGAAGCGGGCTTCGGGATGAGCGGCTGCAAAGCCGGCAAAGGTGCGGGGCGATGTCATGGCAGGACCTGGCGTGAGGAAAGGCGGGCTGAAAGAAAAATCCCGGGGCGCTGGGCCCCGGGATGGCAGTCTGGTGTTGAGATCGCGGGGGATCAGGCAGCCTGCTTCTTCGGGGTCAGCAGGCGGCGGTTGACCAGCACCTCGGCGATCTGGATCGCGTTGAGGGCGGCACCCTT is a genomic window containing:
- a CDS encoding threonine/serine dehydratase produces the protein MPITAAAIETAYDRITPHIRVTPLLQLRRGDFGLPFAASLKLESLQHSGSFKARGAFNALLSQEVPLVGVTAASGGNHGAAVAYAARALGIPARIFVPEISTPAKIARIRAYGADVSVVGKTYAEARRACEAWRDETGALDIHAYDAEPTIVGQGTLALEWEGQARGLDTLFIAVGGGGLISGIATWFAGKTRIIGVEPVSCPSLSAALSAGGPIDVEVGGVAADSLGARRCGELVYDICRMAVDDVILVEDEEIRDAQRRLWREAQIVAEPGGAAALAALTGGRYTPQRGERVGILVCGGNADLTALVPPRLATLA
- a CDS encoding sulfite exporter TauE/SafE family protein, coding for MDLLALLLPDQLPVWSSLVLILASFFTSALTAAVGLGGGVALLALMANLMPLAALVPVHGLVQLGSNAGRAIVLVRHIAWDLMAWFATGAVLGALVGGQIAITLPETWLNVGIGLFLLWTVWGRAPRYRRTPKPAIAIAGFVSTVLSMFFGAAGPIGGAVLSGLDMSRQSFVATQAATALTMHVLKILVFGLLGFAFAPWAGLIALMIISGLLGTLAGTRVLGRMPEARFRIAFRWVMTLLAANLLWRPVGELLNL
- a CDS encoding DMT family transporter; amino-acid sequence: MFVYEIAALAAAALWAITGLVATTPSQHLGAIAFNRYRMLMVFAVLAIYVTAVPGWGSIGGDHLLPLILSGFIGIFLGDTALFLALNRLGPRRTAMLFSLNAPISALLGWILLGETLSGQALAGVLIAFAGVILAIGFGKRRSQLHQWEAIKGPLWIGLVLGLAAALSQSVGSLIARPIMEAGVDPVAASALRIGVAAFGLTLIAALPSPLVKAQNPMTPGVALGVAVTGIMGMGIGMTLILFALSGGEVGIISTLSATTPAIQLPLLWARTRECPALGAWIGAALVVIGCALIFGV
- a CDS encoding TenA family protein; this translates as MTSPRTFAGFAAAHPEARFSDWLVAQAGDRWDRACGHPFTVAIGDGSMPEAAYVRYLIEDYTFITDLASVLGYLVAKAPDMAAKRRLAGFLALLTSEENDYFLRSLAALGVPEAAYATAAQGPVTRAFAALLLDSAGKGTYAEGLACLLCAEWVYLTWGEREAAHPRPDAFWLAEWIDLHAGPGFSGFVGWLREEMDRVGPALSEAEQARVSAIFSRMCELEFAFFEAAWTGKPVVPA